In a genomic window of Streptomyces sp. BHT-5-2:
- a CDS encoding ABC transporter ATP-binding protein, which produces MGADGAVLAAEGVHYSVAGRTLLDGLDLSLGAGESVAVTGPSGSGKSTLLMCLLGLVAPQRGAIRIAGTDITRLRERGLARHRRNHVGMVFQFGELLPELTPLENTAMAALLSGVAQKEAYARAEELLTELKVPYEKTPTGELSGGERQRTAVARALINQPALVLADEPTGALDSETRDEVARMLFSVPQRWGCGLLVVTHDGTIANRADRHVGLKAGKLSENHDKGTGDGQ; this is translated from the coding sequence GTGGGAGCAGACGGAGCGGTGCTTGCCGCCGAGGGCGTGCACTACAGCGTCGCGGGACGCACCCTGTTGGATGGACTTGACCTGTCCCTGGGGGCAGGTGAGTCGGTGGCGGTGACCGGGCCGAGTGGCAGCGGCAAGAGCACTCTGCTGATGTGCTTGTTGGGCTTGGTCGCACCTCAGCGGGGTGCGATACGCATCGCGGGGACCGACATCACGAGGTTGCGGGAGCGTGGGCTCGCCCGCCACCGCCGCAACCATGTCGGCATGGTGTTCCAGTTCGGTGAACTCCTACCGGAGCTCACCCCGTTGGAGAACACCGCGATGGCAGCCCTGCTGTCAGGCGTGGCGCAGAAGGAGGCGTATGCCCGGGCTGAGGAGCTGCTGACCGAGCTCAAGGTGCCCTACGAGAAGACGCCCACAGGCGAGTTGTCCGGAGGTGAACGGCAGCGCACGGCCGTGGCTCGGGCGCTGATCAATCAGCCGGCCCTTGTGCTCGCCGACGAACCCACCGGCGCGCTGGACAGCGAGACCCGTGACGAGGTCGCCCGCATGCTCTTCTCCGTTCCGCAACGCTGGGGTTGCGGTCTCCTCGTTGTCACGCATGACGGAACCATTGCCAACCGTGCGGACCGCCATGTTGGTCTCAAAGCAGGAAAGTTGAGCGAGAACCACGACAAGGGAACAGGGGACGGCCAGTGA
- a CDS encoding FtsX-like permease family protein, with protein MALLCATAALALGAVSLVAGLATYDGRDERGAARAPRFVGESAKAGKEATAQWRESFDTAGGLQHDVILIEPLVDGAPLPPGVKAWPSPGEAVLSPALRTALAGEGALDRYGRVAGEVAESGLEVPGERLAYVRPAPGTSNPESMLKIAGYGTDTRASMGDQVRVQTLSAYTPTVVGLLMLPAAALTVIAARSGAAGRDRRTALLRALGAGTRARALVNVGEAIVPVTIGAAAVAALTGWAMTTNLQVPFVEFTVSAADVRRWAPALFGAILAAAVVVICTVTALHRVNKASNSTRPKGGARNSARWALWLCPVLLLVAVRGSELVGGVESNPTIFLAVYTLGVIGTLATLPAVIAAAVAGVGRLLVRYGNRRGSPSAVIAGRWNTSHPGVTTRMVASIVIAIGLVTQVQLWSSRLTGPMMEARTTFTRVGESALTVSSLSRTAQAPVDAFLRSLPSGVHALGTYTDADGNVALQGDCSALKALNTPCLTTSERPTEPRLQEFAAWNGTGDGKVTLRPGPVATDRQAPENIVLVSDRPGDLPVSAVKKAAFQHFLGPQVDSLGSSWLVGARQLEKTSLWVLLLGLAGVVLLALAAALNNLGDFLRFSRTLAPLSVLTSRRTVFFGTALWSVLLPMATAGLVGTAAAVWLGTPMTRPGGGATLSWPVLTATLAMVEAMALTCWWWGASTASSGAARWRPKAD; from the coding sequence GTGGCTCTGCTGTGCGCTACGGCCGCGCTGGCGTTGGGCGCCGTATCGCTCGTCGCGGGCCTGGCCACCTATGACGGACGTGACGAACGCGGCGCCGCCCGTGCGCCACGCTTCGTAGGAGAGAGCGCAAAAGCGGGTAAGGAGGCAACCGCGCAGTGGCGAGAGTCCTTCGACACCGCCGGCGGCCTTCAACACGACGTCATCCTCATCGAGCCCCTCGTCGACGGCGCCCCGCTCCCGCCGGGAGTCAAAGCGTGGCCGTCGCCCGGTGAGGCGGTGCTCTCTCCCGCACTGCGAACGGCGCTCGCCGGCGAGGGGGCGTTGGACCGGTACGGGCGGGTGGCCGGTGAAGTGGCGGAATCGGGCCTGGAGGTCCCGGGCGAACGTCTGGCATACGTAAGGCCCGCACCAGGCACGTCGAATCCGGAGAGCATGCTGAAGATTGCCGGGTACGGCACGGACACCCGTGCGTCCATGGGCGATCAGGTCCGCGTCCAGACACTGTCCGCGTACACCCCCACGGTCGTGGGGCTGCTGATGCTGCCGGCCGCCGCGCTCACGGTCATCGCGGCACGCTCGGGGGCAGCTGGACGGGACCGCCGCACCGCACTTCTGCGCGCGCTCGGTGCAGGGACAAGGGCGCGGGCGCTGGTCAACGTAGGAGAAGCGATCGTCCCGGTGACGATCGGGGCGGCGGCGGTCGCGGCGCTGACCGGATGGGCCATGACCACCAACCTTCAGGTTCCCTTCGTCGAGTTCACCGTCTCCGCAGCGGATGTACGACGATGGGCTCCCGCGCTTTTCGGAGCGATTCTCGCCGCGGCAGTGGTCGTGATCTGTACCGTGACGGCCTTGCACCGAGTGAACAAGGCCAGCAACTCCACTCGGCCGAAGGGTGGCGCGCGCAACAGTGCACGCTGGGCTCTCTGGCTCTGCCCCGTCCTCCTGCTCGTGGCGGTTCGCGGATCGGAACTCGTCGGCGGTGTGGAATCGAACCCCACGATTTTCCTCGCCGTCTACACCCTCGGCGTCATCGGCACCCTGGCGACACTGCCTGCCGTGATCGCCGCGGCGGTCGCGGGGGTCGGGCGGCTGCTCGTGCGCTACGGCAACCGGCGCGGCAGTCCCAGCGCCGTCATCGCCGGGCGATGGAACACCTCCCACCCCGGCGTCACGACCCGGATGGTCGCCAGCATCGTCATCGCGATCGGACTGGTCACCCAGGTCCAGCTCTGGTCGAGCCGCCTGACCGGACCCATGATGGAGGCCCGCACCACGTTCACACGGGTCGGTGAGAGCGCTCTGACCGTGTCGTCCCTGTCCCGAACGGCCCAGGCGCCGGTGGACGCCTTCCTGCGAAGCCTCCCCAGCGGTGTGCACGCACTGGGCACGTACACCGATGCGGACGGCAACGTCGCTCTGCAAGGCGACTGTTCAGCACTGAAGGCCCTCAACACCCCATGTCTTACGACATCGGAACGCCCGACCGAGCCCCGGCTCCAGGAATTCGCCGCCTGGAACGGCACCGGAGACGGCAAGGTCACGCTGCGCCCAGGCCCCGTCGCGACGGATAGACAGGCCCCGGAGAACATCGTCCTGGTCAGCGACCGGCCCGGCGACCTTCCCGTATCCGCCGTCAAGAAAGCCGCCTTCCAGCACTTCCTCGGCCCCCAGGTCGACTCGCTGGGCAGCTCCTGGCTGGTCGGTGCCCGCCAACTGGAAAAAACCTCACTGTGGGTGCTGCTCCTGGGACTGGCCGGCGTTGTCCTGCTCGCACTGGCCGCCGCGCTCAACAACCTCGGCGACTTCCTGCGATTCAGCCGGACACTGGCACCCTTGAGCGTGCTGACCAGCCGCCGGACTGTCTTCTTCGGCACCGCGCTGTGGTCGGTTCTGCTGCCTATGGCAACGGCCGGCCTGGTCGGCACGGCCGCCGCGGTCTGGTTGGGAACGCCGATGACGCGCCCCGGCGGCGGCGCAACGCTCTCCTGGCCCGTACTCACGGCCACCCTGGCGATGGTCGAGGCCATGGCGCTCACCTGCTGGTGGTGGGGAGCCTCGACCGCCAGCAGCGGGGCCGCACGCTGGCGCCCCAAAGCGGACTGA
- a CDS encoding esterase, with protein MRGVLVERVSALPDGPLDVTWLAAETPRLPLGRVRLHWGPASLAGWNVTAHLGLATTEVHLASWPAAPDDWPILVRPTVHEVLGLCAALAVATAALDLSNRLIQV; from the coding sequence GTGCGCGGTGTACTGGTTGAGCGCGTCTCTGCCCTGCCCGACGGACCGCTCGATGTCACCTGGCTCGCCGCCGAAACCCCGAGACTCCCCCTTGGCCGCGTTCGCCTTCACTGGGGGCCCGCCTCCCTCGCAGGCTGGAACGTCACCGCTCACCTGGGCCTGGCCACCACCGAGGTACACCTCGCCTCCTGGCCTGCCGCCCCGGACGACTGGCCAATTCTGGTCCGCCCGACCGTCCACGAGGTACTGGGCCTCTGTGCCGCTCTCGCGGTCGCAACCGCCGCCCTCGACCTCTCGAATCGCCTCATCCAGGTCTGA
- a CDS encoding DUF317 domain-containing protein — MEGRRWLSSDHCAGPVLDLLDALGWATVDTPEANVHATSPDGHVYVGWLPEDTAAWERDVVWQVRVQPTEGDPWVQEFGLHTPAEAVAGFIAALVAHR, encoded by the coding sequence GTGGAAGGCCGCCGCTGGCTCTCCTCCGACCACTGCGCGGGCCCAGTGCTCGACCTCCTCGACGCCCTCGGCTGGGCAACCGTTGACACCCCGGAGGCCAACGTCCACGCGACGAGTCCGGACGGCCATGTCTACGTCGGCTGGCTGCCCGAGGACACCGCCGCCTGGGAGCGAGACGTCGTCTGGCAGGTCCGGGTACAGCCCACCGAAGGCGACCCGTGGGTTCAGGAGTTCGGCCTCCACACTCCCGCCGAGGCCGTTGCCGGATTCATCGCCGCCCTCGTCGCCCACCGCTAA